The following are encoded in a window of Impatiens glandulifera chromosome 5, dImpGla2.1, whole genome shotgun sequence genomic DNA:
- the LOC124940120 gene encoding putative pentatricopeptide repeat-containing protein At3g15200, which translates to MISRIWMVKLIHRETIGHLRSVLATRHYLVDQYRNFNCDSLSKDGDESSSLDIDAHKVQKILKVQENYPYEDIERMLEQSDLLLTEELVLNVLRLHRSDWASSYTFFRWVSNKRNKIRYSPGSVVYNEILDILGRMKRFSELNQVFDEMSEIGLLNEKAYGIVVNRYSAAHMVEEATQTFYKRKQLGLKLDLISFQTLLISLCRYKHVDAAEFLFHSKQNEFNPPEIKTMNIILNGWCVMGSLREAKRFWNEIITSKQCKPDVFTYGIFINSLAKAGKLSTAVKLFQSMFEKGCNPDVAICNCIIDGLCFKKRIPEALEIFNEMNERGCLPNVATYNSLVKHLCKIRRMEKVFELLDEMEEKKGDCLANARTYGYLLSCSKNLEEVMRVLERMKRVGCKMTSDIYNMVLRLFMEWDCEERVRFTWNEMERDGVGHDQRSYTIMVHGLFHKKKIEEALKYYKEMMSKGMVAEPRTKLLVKAININLQDKGK; encoded by the coding sequence atgatttctAGGATCTGGATGGTGAAACTGATTCATCGAGAAACCATAGGACATCTTAGATCTGTTTTAGCTACCCGTCATTATTTAGTTGATCAATATCGCAACTTTAACTGTGATTCTTTGAGTAAAGATGGTGATGAAAGTTCATCTCTAGACATTGATGCTCATAAGGTCCAAAAGATCCTCAAAGTCCAAGAAAACTACCCATATGAAGATATCGAGCGTATGTTGGAACAATCCGACTTATTGCTTACTGAAGAGTTAGTTTTGAATGTGCTTCGACTCCACCGATCCGATTGGGCATCTTCTTATACATTCTTTAGATGGGTATCGaacaaaagaaacaaaattcgGTACTCTCCCGGTTCTGTCGTTTACAATGAAATTCTAGACATTCTCGGCCGAATGAAGCGATTTAGTGAGTTGAACCAAGTGTTTGATGAAATGTCCGAGATAGGTCTCTTAAACGAGAAAGCATATGGCATAGTAGTGAACCGTTATTCAGCTGCCCACATGGTGGAGGAAGCGACTCAAACTTTCTACAAGAGAAAACAACTTGGGCTTAAACTCGATCTCATCTCCTTTCAAACACTCCTGATTTCCCTTTGTAGGTACAAGCATGTAGACGCTGCCGAGTTCCTTTTCCATTCGAAGCAAAATGAGTTCAATCCACCCGAAATCAAGACAATGAACATCATCCTGAACGGTTGGTGCGTCATGGGTAGTCTTCGCGAGGCCAAACGGTTTTGGAATGAAATCATAACCTCGAAACAATGCAAACCCGATGTTTTCACATATGGGATTTTCATTAACTCGCTAGCAAAAGCTGGGAAATTGAGCACCGCTGTGAAACTATTCCAATCAATGTTTGAAAAAGGATGTAACCCTGATGTGGCTATATGCAACTGCATCATAGATGGGCTCTGTTTCAAGAAAAGGATACCAGAGGCCCTCGAAATATTCAACGAAATGAACGAACGCGGTTGCCTTCCTAATGTGGCTACCTACAATTCGCTCGTGAAACATCTATGCAAGATTCGTCGGATGGAGAAAGTGTTTGAGCTTTTGGACGAGATGGAGGAGAAGAAGGGGGATTGTTTGGCGAATGCCAGAACATATGGCTATTTATTGAGTTGTTCGAAGAATCTCGAAGAAGTGATGCGGGTATTGGAAAGGATGAAGAGGGTCGGATGCAAGATGACTTCTGACATTTATAATATGGTGTTGAGATTGTTCATGGAATGGGATTGTGAAGAAAGAGTTAGGTTTACTTGGAATGAGATGGAGAGGGATGGTGTTGGACATGATCAACGTTCTTACACTATTATGGTCCATGGGTTGTTTCATaagaagaagattgaagaagctttaaaatattacaaagaGATGATGTCAAAAGGGATGGTGGCTGAGCCAAGGACTAAATTACTAGTCAAAGCAATCAACATTAATCTTCAAGATAAAGGGAAGTAA